A window of Aquitalea denitrificans contains these coding sequences:
- a CDS encoding multidrug efflux RND transporter permease subunit, whose amino-acid sequence MIPSAPFIRRPIATTLLTLAILLAGFLAFKLLPVSPLPQVDFPTISVSAKLPGASPETMASTVATPLERALGRIAGVTEITSSSSLASTRITLQFDLNRDINGAARDVQAAINAARSLLPTGMPSNPTYRKVNPADAPIMIIGLTSDSLTRGQMYDAADSILGQKLAQVEGIGDVNIGGGAQPAVRVEMNPLQLNHYGIGMETVRAAITSTNANRPKGFVEDGQRHWQVQANDQAGKASDYLPLVVSYKNGAAVRLSDVAEVKDSVLDVRNAGLLGKQPAVMIILFRQPGANIIETVERVKALLPQLQASIPAAIKMQVVMDRTSTIRASLSEVERSLLISIALVILVVFLFLRNGRATAIPAITVPVSLVGTFAVMYLCGFSLNNLSLMALTIATGFVVDDTIVVLENIARHIENGMKPFQAALQGAREVGFTVLSMSLSLIAVFIPILMMGGIIGRLFREFAVTLSVAILVSLLVSLTTTPMLCARWLKSHGEHKPGRLFVWSERMFDAMLAGYRRSLGWALRHGPLMMLMLAATIALNVYLYVIVPKGFFPQQDTGRLTGMIKADQSISFQAMQQKLQRFIDAVGQDPAVDKVIGFTGGGQRNTANMFVSLKPLGERTETADQVIARLRKRLAREPGAQLFLQSVQDIRVGGRSANAQYQYTLQGDDLEELRRWTPKVQQALQKLPMLADVSSDQEIKGLQTTLTFDRDAMARLGLTQSQVDSVLNDAFGQRQVSTIYNPLNQYHVVLEVAPQYWQSAEGLRSIYLQTTSGQPIPLSAFARWQPTNTALAVNHQSQFAATTVSFNLPPGSSLSDATAAIDKATTDIGLPSSIHGSFQGTAKSFQDSLGSQPVLILAAMVAVYIVLGMLYESVVHPLTILSTLPSAGVGALLALLATGGEFNIIALIGVLLLIGIVKKNAIMMIDFALSAEREQGLSSHDAILQACLLRFRPIMMTTLAALFGALPLALGHGDGAEMRTPLGISIVGGLLLSQLLTLYTTPVVYLYLDRFRLWCQQWRDNWRSRAAAAHKE is encoded by the coding sequence ATGATTCCGTCCGCGCCCTTCATCCGGCGGCCCATTGCCACCACGCTGCTGACGCTGGCCATCCTGCTGGCGGGCTTTCTGGCCTTCAAGCTGCTGCCGGTGTCGCCCTTGCCGCAGGTGGATTTTCCTACCATCTCGGTCAGCGCCAAGCTGCCCGGTGCCAGCCCGGAAACCATGGCGTCCACCGTGGCCACCCCGCTGGAGCGGGCGCTGGGGCGCATTGCCGGGGTGACCGAAATCACCTCGTCCAGTTCGCTGGCCTCCACCCGCATTACCTTGCAGTTTGACCTCAACCGCGACATCAACGGTGCTGCGCGCGATGTGCAGGCCGCCATCAATGCCGCGCGTTCGCTGCTGCCCACCGGCATGCCGTCCAACCCGACCTACCGCAAGGTGAACCCGGCCGACGCGCCCATCATGATCATCGGCCTGACCTCGGACTCGCTCACCCGCGGCCAGATGTACGATGCCGCCGACTCCATCCTTGGCCAGAAGCTGGCGCAGGTGGAGGGCATTGGCGATGTGAATATCGGTGGCGGCGCACAGCCGGCGGTGCGGGTGGAAATGAACCCGCTACAGCTGAACCATTACGGTATCGGCATGGAAACGGTGCGCGCCGCCATCACCAGCACCAATGCCAACCGGCCCAAGGGTTTTGTCGAGGACGGCCAGCGCCACTGGCAGGTACAGGCCAATGACCAGGCCGGCAAGGCCAGTGACTACCTGCCGCTGGTAGTGAGCTACAAGAACGGCGCGGCGGTGCGCCTGTCCGACGTGGCCGAGGTGAAGGATTCGGTACTGGATGTGCGCAATGCCGGCTTGCTGGGCAAGCAACCGGCGGTGATGATCATCCTGTTCCGCCAGCCGGGTGCCAACATCATCGAAACGGTGGAACGGGTGAAGGCGCTGTTGCCGCAGTTGCAGGCGTCCATTCCCGCCGCCATCAAGATGCAGGTGGTGATGGACCGCACCTCCACCATCCGTGCCTCGCTGTCCGAGGTGGAGCGCTCACTGCTGATTTCCATCGCGCTGGTCATCCTGGTGGTCTTCCTGTTCTTGCGTAATGGCCGCGCCACCGCCATTCCCGCCATCACCGTGCCGGTGTCGCTGGTGGGCACTTTTGCCGTGATGTATCTGTGTGGCTTCTCGCTCAACAACCTCAGCCTGATGGCGCTGACCATTGCCACCGGTTTTGTGGTGGACGACACCATCGTGGTGCTGGAAAACATTGCCCGTCATATCGAAAACGGCATGAAGCCCTTCCAGGCCGCGCTGCAGGGCGCGCGTGAGGTGGGCTTTACCGTGCTGTCGATGAGTTTGTCGCTGATTGCGGTGTTCATTCCCATCCTGATGATGGGCGGCATCATCGGCCGCCTGTTCCGCGAGTTTGCCGTCACGCTGTCGGTGGCCATTCTGGTGTCGCTGCTGGTGTCGCTCACCACCACGCCCATGTTGTGTGCGCGCTGGCTGAAAAGCCATGGCGAACACAAGCCGGGCCGCCTGTTTGTCTGGAGCGAGCGCATGTTCGACGCCATGCTGGCCGGCTATCGCCGCAGCCTTGGCTGGGCGCTGCGTCACGGCCCGCTGATGATGCTGATGCTGGCGGCCACCATCGCGCTGAATGTCTACCTGTACGTGATTGTGCCCAAGGGCTTTTTCCCGCAGCAGGACACCGGCCGCCTGACCGGCATGATCAAGGCCGACCAGAGCATTTCCTTCCAGGCCATGCAGCAAAAGCTGCAACGCTTTATCGACGCGGTAGGGCAGGACCCGGCGGTGGACAAGGTGATTGGCTTTACCGGCGGCGGCCAGCGCAACACCGCCAATATGTTTGTCAGCCTCAAGCCGCTGGGCGAGCGCACGGAAACGGCTGATCAGGTGATTGCCCGCCTGCGCAAGCGGCTGGCGCGCGAGCCGGGGGCGCAGTTGTTTTTGCAATCGGTGCAGGACATCCGCGTGGGCGGACGGTCGGCCAATGCCCAGTACCAGTACACCTTGCAAGGGGATGACCTGGAAGAACTGCGTCGCTGGACGCCCAAGGTACAGCAGGCGCTGCAAAAGCTGCCGATGCTGGCCGATGTCAGCAGCGATCAGGAAATCAAGGGCCTGCAAACCACGCTCACCTTCGACCGTGATGCCATGGCGCGCCTCGGCCTGACCCAGTCGCAAGTGGATTCGGTGCTGAACGACGCCTTCGGCCAGCGCCAGGTGTCCACCATCTACAACCCGCTCAACCAGTACCATGTGGTGCTGGAAGTGGCACCCCAGTACTGGCAGAGCGCCGAAGGCCTGCGCAGCATCTATCTGCAAACCACCTCCGGCCAGCCGATTCCGCTGTCGGCCTTTGCCCGCTGGCAGCCCACCAATACCGCGCTGGCGGTGAACCACCAAAGCCAGTTTGCCGCCACCACGGTGTCCTTCAACCTGCCGCCGGGCAGCTCGCTGTCCGACGCCACCGCTGCCATCGACAAGGCCACCACCGATATCGGCCTGCCATCGTCGATACACGGCAGCTTCCAGGGTACGGCCAAGTCCTTCCAGGATTCGCTGGGCAGTCAGCCGGTGCTGATTCTGGCGGCCATGGTAGCGGTGTATATCGTGCTGGGCATGCTGTATGAAAGCGTGGTGCACCCGCTCACCATCCTGTCCACGCTGCCGTCGGCCGGGGTAGGGGCCTTGCTGGCGCTGCTGGCCACCGGTGGCGAATTCAACATCATCGCGCTGATCGGCGTGCTGCTGTTGATCGGCATCGTCAAGAAAAACGCCATCATGATGATCGACTTTGCCCTCAGTGCCGAACGCGAGCAGGGCCTCAGTTCGCACGATGCCATTTTGCAAGCCTGCCTGCTGCGCTTCCGTCCCATCATGATGACCACGCTGGCCGCCCTGTTTGGCGCATTGCCGCTGGCACTGGGGCATGGCGATGGTGCCGAGATGCGCACCCCGCTGGGCATCTCCATTGTCGGTGGCCTGCTGCTCAGCCAGTTGCTGACGCTGTACACCACGCCGGTGGTTTACCTGTATCTGGACCGTTTCCGCCTGTGGTGCCAGCAATGGCGTGACAACTGGCGCAGCCGGGCTGCCGCCGCACACAAGGAATGA
- a CDS encoding efflux transporter outer membrane subunit — protein MSAFTPSRLALAGLISLLLAGCAIGPDYTRPKMDIPATYKEDGRWKTATPQDAAPRGNWWVVYQDPQLDSLMDTLNRQSPTIAQAEANYRNARALLDQAEASLWPTISSTASKTRGVTTAGGSVSNQYNLSASASWEVDLWGTVRRAVEAGNAKEAASAAQLASIRLSSQAQLATAYLQLVAADVQLKQLQDSEANLLQNLQLTRNQFAVGMVSDDAVAQAESSWKTAQAARVDKQLSRAQLEHAIAASLGVAPASFTLPVSKTLPHLPNLPAGLPSTLLERRPDIAAAERAVAQANAEIGIAKAAFFPTLNLSASGGYKSSSFADWVSLPNRIWSVGPQLALPLFDGGLRRAQTAAAVASYDASVASYRQTVLSAFQAVEDNLSAQALLDEEMQYQQAALAAAQRAETIALNQYRAGVVSYLNVLTAQNSRISAENSLWTLKNRQYTASVALIAALGGQW, from the coding sequence ATGTCTGCATTCACCCCGTCCCGGCTGGCACTGGCCGGCCTGATCAGCCTGCTGCTGGCCGGCTGCGCCATCGGCCCGGACTATACCCGGCCCAAGATGGACATTCCGGCAACGTACAAGGAAGACGGCCGCTGGAAAACCGCCACCCCGCAAGATGCCGCTCCGCGTGGCAACTGGTGGGTGGTGTATCAGGACCCACAGCTCGATAGCCTGATGGACACCCTCAACCGGCAAAGCCCCACCATTGCCCAGGCCGAGGCCAACTACCGCAATGCCCGCGCCTTGCTGGATCAGGCCGAAGCCAGCCTGTGGCCCACCATCAGCAGTACCGCCAGCAAAACCCGCGGGGTGACAACGGCGGGCGGCAGCGTCAGCAATCAGTACAATCTGTCCGCCAGCGCCAGTTGGGAAGTGGACTTGTGGGGCACCGTGCGCCGCGCGGTGGAGGCGGGCAATGCCAAGGAGGCGGCCAGCGCCGCCCAGCTGGCGTCCATCCGCCTGAGCAGCCAGGCCCAGCTGGCCACCGCCTACCTGCAACTGGTGGCTGCCGACGTGCAGCTCAAGCAATTGCAGGACAGCGAGGCCAATCTGCTGCAAAACCTGCAGCTCACCCGCAACCAGTTTGCCGTGGGCATGGTGTCGGACGATGCCGTGGCGCAGGCGGAAAGCAGCTGGAAAACCGCCCAGGCCGCGCGGGTGGACAAGCAGCTGAGCCGTGCCCAGCTGGAGCACGCCATCGCCGCTTCGCTGGGCGTGGCCCCGGCCAGCTTCACGCTGCCGGTCAGCAAAACCCTGCCCCATCTGCCAAATCTGCCAGCCGGCCTGCCGTCCACCTTGCTGGAGCGCCGTCCGGACATCGCCGCGGCGGAGCGGGCGGTGGCACAGGCCAATGCCGAAATCGGCATTGCCAAGGCGGCGTTCTTTCCCACGCTGAACCTGTCGGCCAGCGGCGGCTACAAGAGCAGCAGCTTTGCCGACTGGGTGAGCCTGCCCAACCGCATCTGGAGCGTGGGGCCGCAGCTGGCACTCCCCCTGTTTGACGGTGGCTTGCGCCGCGCACAGACCGCCGCAGCGGTGGCCAGCTACGACGCCAGCGTGGCCAGTTATCGCCAGACCGTGCTGTCCGCTTTCCAGGCTGTAGAGGACAATCTGTCCGCCCAGGCGCTGCTGGACGAGGAAATGCAGTACCAGCAAGCGGCGCTGGCCGCGGCGCAGCGGGCGGAAACCATTGCGCTCAACCAGTACCGCGCCGGGGTGGTGAGTTATCTGAATGTGCTGACCGCACAAAACAGCCGCATCAGCGCCGAAAACAGCCTGTGGACCCTGAAAAACCGCCAGTACACCGCCAGCGTGGCCTTGATTGCCGCACTGGGTGGCCAGTGGTAG